The genomic region GTATTGGTTAATAGGATCACGGGAATATGCTGAGTGACGGGATTTTGCTGTAGTTGTTGTAAGATTGTTGACCAATCGCGATCGGGTGTTAGATCTGCTGCAACTTCTACTGAGCGATCGCTATACTTGGTAGTGCAGGCATCCAAGTCTAATAAAATCGCATCGACTTTTCTTGTTTCGGCTAAGACAATAATTTCGCAACGTGAATCAGCAACTAGAACTTCCCAGCCAGCAGCGATTTCTAAACAAAGCTGAGCTAGTTCTCGAATCGCATTCTCATTCTCAATCAGTAAAACACGGCGAGATGCACGATTAACCACAATTATCAGTTATCAGTTATCAGTTACCGTAGGGGCGGGTTTAGCAAAAGATTTACACCTTTGGGCAAACAATCTCGGCTCAAAACCCGCCCGTACATCGTAGAGTTGGGTTTAGCAAAAGATTTACACCTTTGGGCAAACAATCTCGGCTCAAAACCCGCCCGTACATGAATCATTTATCATTTGTTCGTCACTATTGACTAATAGCTAGTAACAAAGAACATTGACAAAAGGCAACATGACTGCGTTTCATCTTGTAGCGTAGATGAAAAATATGAATAATTCATGAAGGATGTAAACAGTCGATAATATATAAGCAAAAAGATACACTTATAAGACTCTACAAACTACGTAATTCAACTCATAGAAAACAATATGAATAATTATTTATTTAAATACCAAATTGTTTCATGATTGAGCAGCACTCAAAACTTGCTCGATTTGATTAGCCAAGGTAAAAGGATCGTAAGGCTTAGTAATTACCGCCGCTACCTGAATTTGTGTAAACTGTCTCTGTTCGGCAGGTTGAGCTTTAGCGGTGAGTAAAATGACAGGAATATTTTGCGTCAAAGGATGAGCTTGCAACTCTTGGAATGTGGTTAATCCATCCATATCCGGCATCATC from Chroococcidiopsis sp. SAG 2025 harbors:
- a CDS encoding response regulator yields the protein MVNRASRRVLLIENENAIRELAQLCLEIAAGWEVLVADSRCEIIVLAETRKVDAILLDLDACTTKYSDRSVEVAADLTPDRDWSTILQQLQQNPVTQHIPVILLTNTIHSYQLPQSLNLGVIVAIAKPFDLLALANQVAIALNWN
- a CDS encoding response regulator, yielding MKRILIIDDEQDIREATQICLEISGEWEVLTASSGAEGLVTAASEQPDAILLDVMMPDMDGLTTFQELQAHPLTQNIPVILLTAKAQPAEQRQFTQIQVAAVITKPYDPFTLANQIEQVLSAAQS